GCCCCGGTCGGACTGTTGTCGTCCTCGAACTGGCGGATCTGTAGGGATCGACCGCTCGTCGAACACACCTCGCCGAGCGCCGCGAGGGTGTACTCGCCCGATTCGAGGTGCACGTCGGTTTCGAGGACCGCCTCCTCGAGGTCGCCGCCGGTGGGCACGAACGAGACGGTGTACTCGCCCGGCTCGTAGGAGAGATAGTCACTCTGGGTCGCGAACGGCTCGACGCCCTCGTAGGCGACCTCGTCGTCGATGTAGACGTCGACCGCCGGGGCGTCCGGCGAGAGGTGGACGACACGTGCGCCCTCGTCGGCCTCGTACTCGTCCTGTGCGCCAGCGACGCCGGCCCCCGCACTCATCGTCAGCCCGGCCCCCACTGCCCCCAGCACTGCTCTGCGCGTGTACTCTACCATTTCAGTTCCTGACTCGATACGCACCCTCATAAAACATAGCGGAACGAAGGACGTATTTCGGACCGGGAATATTCCTCCGATATGCCCAAGATAAGCGTCGAAGTGCCCCACGAGCTTCTCGCGGATCTCGACGACCACGTCGGCACCGAGGGGAAGTTCGTCAACCGTAGCGAGGCGATTCGCGCCTCCGTCAGGAAGACGCTCGATAGCCTCGACGAGATCGACGCGCGCCACGGACGGCTCGATGACGCGGAGTGAGCACTCCTCCCGACTGGCCCTCGCGGCGCTGTTCGTGACCGCGTTGGTTACCGCCCAGTTGCTCGCGGTGAAGATCCTCGCGTTGCCGCTTCCGACCGACCTGCCGGTCGTCGGCGGCGAGATAATCGTTCCCGCGGGGGTGCTCGCCTACGCGCTCACGTTCGTCGCGACCGACTGCTACGCCGAGCTCTACGGCAAGCGCCCGGCACAGTTGCTGGTCAACGTCGGCTTCGCCATGATCTTCGTCATGCTCGGACTGCTGTGGCTCGCGATCCTCGCGCCCGGCTCGCCCGCCGGCGTCGACCCTGACCTGTTCGCGCAGGTGCTCGCTCCGAGTACGAACGTCGTGCTCGGCGGGCTGCTCGCCTACCTCGTCAGCCAGAACTGGGACGTCGCCGTCTTCCATCGCATCCGCGAGCGGACGGGTGAGAAGCTACTCTGGGTGCGAAACATCGGCTCGACGGTGAGCAGTCAGGCACTCGACACCGTCGTCTTCGTCGTCGTGGCGTTCTCGATCGCACCTGCCGTTGTGGGGTTCGGTACGGCGCTTCCGGCGGGCGAACTCGTGGCGTTGATCGTCGGGCAGTACCTACTCAAACTGCTGATCGCGCTCGTGGATACGCCCGTGG
This is a stretch of genomic DNA from Halalkalicoccus subterraneus. It encodes these proteins:
- a CDS encoding ribbon-helix-helix domain-containing protein, with the translated sequence MPKISVEVPHELLADLDDHVGTEGKFVNRSEAIRASVRKTLDSLDEIDARHGRLDDAE
- a CDS encoding DUF4397 domain-containing protein, whose amino-acid sequence is MVEYTRRAVLGAVGAGLTMSAGAGVAGAQDEYEADEGARVVHLSPDAPAVDVYIDDEVAYEGVEPFATQSDYLSYEPGEYTVSFVPTGGDLEEAVLETDVHLESGEYTLAALGEVCSTSGRSLQIRQFEDDNSPTGAGNARIRAIHASPDAPAVDVSIEGERAIEGLEFGEGDYTEIPAGETIVGIHEVGDDDPLARFRIEPEAGSVYSGFGVGYLEPENAPEAAPDIPFSLAIAEDAAPGEQ
- a CDS encoding queuosine precursor transporter codes for the protein MTRSEHSSRLALAALFVTALVTAQLLAVKILALPLPTDLPVVGGEIIVPAGVLAYALTFVATDCYAELYGKRPAQLLVNVGFAMIFVMLGLLWLAILAPGSPAGVDPDLFAQVLAPSTNVVLGGLLAYLVSQNWDVAVFHRIRERTGEKLLWVRNIGSTVSSQALDTVVFVVVAFSIAPAVVGFGTALPAGELVALIVGQYLLKLLIALVDTPVVYAVVGLVRSSEAGVRTTPAD